The following are encoded in a window of Bordetella genomosp. 10 genomic DNA:
- a CDS encoding FadR/GntR family transcriptional regulator, with protein MRSEGARELARYLQEEIGAGRLRAGVKLPPERELSLRFGASRGSVRRVLADLRQRGLIRQSVGSGTFVSEEAESLLGAPPAAVPWFHVPVSPAELMEARRLIEPLLPPMIARNATAADFAAMQHCIEQSEAANTIEGFEHWDGELHKSFALATHNAFFMQILELTNRAREQGEWGRLKRNSLTPQRRAEYEQQHRAIVDALRDRDAAQAAALMTGHLEQIRRNLFGE; from the coding sequence GTGCGGTCCGAAGGCGCCAGGGAGCTGGCGCGGTATCTGCAAGAGGAAATCGGCGCGGGCCGCTTGCGCGCGGGGGTGAAGCTGCCGCCCGAGCGCGAATTGAGCCTGCGCTTCGGCGCGTCGCGCGGTTCCGTGCGGCGCGTGCTGGCGGATCTTCGCCAGCGCGGCCTGATCCGGCAGTCCGTGGGCAGCGGCACCTTCGTGTCGGAGGAAGCCGAGTCGCTGCTGGGCGCGCCGCCGGCCGCCGTGCCCTGGTTCCACGTGCCGGTCAGCCCCGCCGAATTGATGGAGGCCCGCCGCCTGATCGAACCGCTGCTGCCCCCCATGATCGCGCGCAACGCCACCGCGGCGGACTTCGCGGCCATGCAGCACTGCATCGAGCAGTCCGAGGCCGCGAACACGATCGAAGGTTTCGAACACTGGGACGGGGAATTGCACAAGAGCTTCGCGCTGGCCACGCACAACGCTTTCTTCATGCAGATCCTGGAGCTGACCAACCGCGCGCGCGAGCAGGGCGAGTGGGGACGCCTCAAGCGCAATTCGCTGACCCCGCAGCGCCGCGCGGAATACGAACAGCAGCACCGCGCCATCGTCGATGCGCTGAGGGACCGCGACGCCGCCCAGGCCGCGGCCTTGATGACAGGACACCTGGAGCAGATCCGCCGCAATCTGTTCGGCGAGTGA
- a CDS encoding GntR family transcriptional regulator — MHTLSAGVPMYHQIAQVLRRRLEAGDLGAGNQMATEQALCEEFGVSRTTVRHALSYLKREGLLSSRRGVGTRRVEAGPRKKYVRSTGDPLHATLSSKPRILSLGLAPAPAQVARFLGLEEGAEVFKIVRMHDLDGEPLSVVISYMPAYLSKISRSAMQRETLHEIFWHDFGLKVERSVHTIRVSRADTDIAALLKIGLADPVMHIQAQTFLRGGQPIRWTENYFCEDRYEYTAEFIWDAPAPRRKTAAAKTGEKK; from the coding sequence ATGCACACGTTGAGCGCCGGCGTCCCGATGTACCACCAGATTGCACAGGTGTTGCGGCGACGCCTGGAAGCCGGCGATCTGGGCGCCGGCAACCAGATGGCGACGGAACAGGCGCTGTGCGAGGAATTCGGCGTCAGTCGCACCACCGTCAGGCATGCGTTGAGCTACTTGAAGCGCGAAGGCCTGCTTAGCAGCCGCCGCGGCGTCGGCACCCGGCGCGTCGAGGCGGGACCGCGCAAGAAATACGTGCGGTCCACCGGCGATCCCCTGCACGCCACCTTGTCCAGCAAGCCCCGCATCCTGTCGCTGGGCCTGGCGCCGGCGCCGGCGCAAGTGGCGCGCTTCCTGGGGCTGGAAGAGGGCGCCGAGGTTTTCAAGATCGTGCGCATGCACGATCTTGACGGCGAGCCGCTGTCGGTCGTGATCAGCTACATGCCCGCCTATCTGTCCAAGATTTCCCGCAGCGCCATGCAGCGCGAAACGCTGCACGAGATTTTCTGGCACGACTTCGGCCTCAAGGTCGAGAGAAGCGTGCACACCATACGCGTCAGCCGCGCCGATACCGATATCGCCGCGCTCCTGAAGATCGGCCTGGCCGATCCGGTGATGCATATCCAGGCGCAGACCTTCCTGCGCGGCGGCCAGCCGATCCGCTGGACGGAAAACTATTTTTGCGAAGACCGCTACGAGTACACGGCCGAGTTCATCTGGGATGCGCCCGCGCCCCGGCGCAAGACGGCGGCCGCCAAAACCGGGGAAAAAAAGTGA
- a CDS encoding tripartite tricarboxylate transporter substrate binding protein: protein MLSKLFGVLFSKAKASAAASAPASSRKSSSALLPRAAGLSLPVRKRPLLAACLAAAAAMPFAAGAQAADDAAGYPDKPIRIILGFPGGGGADVLLRSVTPGLAQELGQPIIVDNRPGAGGNLAMDAVARAAPDGYTLLMGSPGLATNPFLYKDLPFDPLKDFAPIGMVGSVQNVLIVRPSLHIDTVADLVRYAKEHPGVLNVASSGNGTSLHLAAELFKRDTGVNIVHVPYRGGPPAMTDLLGDRVDMMFNVLPQALAQIKAGKLKALAVTAAQRSPMLPDVPTMQEAGVKGYTATTWNGLLAPAGTPPAIVDKINAALHKVLAMPETKKRFEDMGQDVVMDTPAEFGRLIKDETVKWKAVIEEGGIKAQ from the coding sequence ATGTTGTCCAAGCTGTTCGGCGTTTTGTTCTCGAAGGCGAAGGCGTCCGCCGCCGCATCTGCACCCGCGTCGTCGCGCAAGTCGTCCTCCGCCTTGCTCCCGCGCGCTGCCGGCCTTTCCCTCCCCGTGCGCAAGCGGCCGCTGCTGGCCGCCTGCCTGGCCGCCGCCGCCGCGATGCCGTTCGCCGCCGGCGCGCAGGCCGCGGATGACGCCGCCGGTTATCCCGACAAGCCCATCCGCATCATCCTGGGCTTCCCCGGCGGCGGCGGCGCCGACGTGCTGCTGCGTTCGGTCACGCCCGGCCTGGCGCAGGAACTGGGCCAGCCCATCATCGTGGATAACCGCCCCGGCGCGGGCGGCAACCTGGCCATGGACGCCGTGGCGCGCGCCGCGCCCGACGGCTATACCCTGTTGATGGGATCGCCGGGCCTGGCGACCAATCCCTTCCTGTACAAGGACCTGCCCTTCGATCCGCTCAAGGACTTCGCGCCCATCGGCATGGTGGGCAGCGTGCAGAACGTGCTGATCGTGCGGCCCTCGCTGCATATCGACACCGTTGCCGACCTGGTGCGCTACGCCAAGGAGCATCCCGGCGTACTGAACGTCGCGTCCTCCGGCAACGGCACCTCCCTGCACCTGGCCGCCGAGCTGTTCAAGCGGGACACGGGCGTGAACATCGTGCACGTGCCCTATCGCGGCGGCCCGCCGGCCATGACGGACCTGCTGGGCGACCGCGTCGACATGATGTTCAACGTGCTGCCGCAGGCGCTGGCGCAGATCAAGGCCGGCAAGCTCAAGGCGCTGGCCGTCACGGCGGCGCAGCGCTCGCCGATGCTGCCGGACGTGCCCACCATGCAGGAAGCGGGCGTGAAGGGCTATACGGCGACCACCTGGAATGGCCTGCTGGCGCCCGCCGGCACGCCCCCGGCCATCGTCGACAAGATCAATGCGGCCTTGCACAAGGTGCTGGCGATGCCCGAGACGAAGAAGCGTTTCGAGGACATGGGCCAGGACGTGGTGATGGACACGCCCGCCGAATTCGGCCGCCTGATCAAGGACGAAACCGTGAAGTGGAAGGCCGTCATCGAGGAAGGCGGGATCAAGGCGCAATAG
- a CDS encoding polysaccharide deacetylase family protein — protein sequence MEARRYGPFPYIPQPARPPFALPGGARVALWINPNVEYFGLDDVMPGVLNERIPAAHAKIPNVRNWSLRDYGNRVGVWRLMDTLSRYGIRASAALNSELCDHHPEIIEEAVRRGWEFLGHGITNAIRLNEMPAEQERAAIFQIVERIERASGVRPVGWLGPGLAETWNTLEYLSEAGIRYVCDWVNDDQPYTMTVGRPPMVSLPYSVQTNDVPAYFDMKMSVPEFEAAIKRTFDTLYREGETSGRVMAIAVHPFVTGLPHRIGALDAALEYICKHPGVWLATGREIVEHYQQSDFAQAMAPR from the coding sequence ATGGAAGCTCGTCGCTACGGTCCCTTTCCCTACATTCCCCAGCCGGCGCGTCCGCCGTTCGCGCTGCCCGGCGGCGCCCGGGTCGCGCTGTGGATCAATCCCAATGTCGAGTATTTCGGCCTCGACGACGTGATGCCGGGCGTGCTCAACGAGCGCATTCCGGCCGCGCACGCCAAGATCCCCAACGTGCGGAACTGGTCGCTGCGCGACTACGGCAACCGGGTCGGGGTCTGGCGCCTGATGGACACGCTCAGCCGCTACGGCATCCGCGCCAGCGCCGCGCTGAACAGCGAGCTGTGCGACCACCATCCCGAGATCATCGAGGAAGCCGTGCGGCGGGGCTGGGAATTCCTGGGGCACGGCATCACCAATGCCATCCGCTTGAACGAGATGCCCGCGGAACAGGAACGCGCGGCCATTTTCCAGATCGTCGAGCGGATCGAGCGCGCGTCGGGCGTGCGGCCGGTCGGCTGGCTGGGCCCGGGCCTGGCCGAGACGTGGAACACGCTGGAGTACCTGTCGGAGGCCGGCATCCGCTACGTTTGCGATTGGGTCAATGACGACCAGCCCTACACCATGACCGTAGGCCGGCCGCCCATGGTCTCGCTGCCGTATTCGGTGCAGACCAACGACGTGCCGGCGTACTTCGACATGAAGATGTCCGTGCCGGAATTCGAGGCCGCGATCAAGCGCACCTTCGACACGCTATACCGCGAGGGCGAAACGTCCGGCCGCGTCATGGCCATCGCCGTGCATCCCTTCGTCACCGGCCTGCCGCACCGCATCGGCGCGCTCGACGCGGCGCTGGAATACATCTGCAAGCACCCCGGCGTCTGGCTCGCCACCGGCCGCGAAATCGTCGAGCATTACCAGCAGAGCGATTTCGCCCAGGCCATGGCGCCCCGCTGA
- a CDS encoding phosphoketolase family protein, which produces MNDASHAAAPLTGPLSEEELRLMDTYWRAANYLAAGMIYLRANPLLREPLKPEHLKNRLLGHWGSSPGQNFMLVHLDRLIRQRDLNVLFVSGPGHGAPASLACSWLEGRYSEVYPDRSLDEAGMQRLFQKFSFPGGIGSHCTPETPGSIHEGGELGYSLSHAYGAAFDNPDLIVATAVGDGEAETGPLAASWHSNKFLNPVSDGAVLPILHLNGYKIANPTILARIPHEELEALFIGYGYKPYFVEGDDPPRMHQQMAATLDACIDEIRAIQQRAREGGSSGRPRWPMIVLRSPKGWTGPKTVDGHKVEGSWRAHQVPVADPATNRQSLRAVEEWLRGYRPEELFDADGAPVEALRALAPRGDRRISANPHANGGLLRRDLDLPPFRDYAVPVRAPASSYVSPTAVLGGFLRDVMRRNMTNFRVFGPDETASNKLTALYEATGKTWLAQTLPQDEDGGYLAPDGRVMEILSEHTLEGWFEGYVLTGRHGFFATYEAFVHVIDSMFNQHAKWLEKSKTELDWRAPVPSINLLITSLVWRQDHNGFTHQDPGFLDVVANKSPEVVRIYLPPDANCLLSVADHCLRTRDYVNVIVADKQPHLQYLDMESATIHCTKGIGIWEWASTDQGAEPDVVMACAGDIATMEALAATKLLKEKFPELKIRFVNVVDLYRLVSDTEHPHGLSDRDFDSLFTRDKPVIFNFHSYSSLVHKLTYRRANHDNMHVHGYQERGNINTPFELAMINEVDRFHLAIDVIDRVPKLHVVGAHVKEWLRDRIIEHMAYAHEEGIDKPEIRDWVW; this is translated from the coding sequence ATGAACGATGCAAGTCACGCAGCGGCACCCCTGACAGGCCCCCTGTCCGAAGAAGAATTGCGCCTGATGGACACCTATTGGCGCGCCGCCAATTATCTGGCGGCGGGCATGATCTACCTGCGGGCGAATCCGCTGCTGCGCGAGCCGCTCAAGCCCGAACACCTGAAGAACCGCCTGCTCGGCCACTGGGGCTCGTCGCCGGGCCAGAACTTCATGCTGGTCCACCTCGACCGCCTGATCCGCCAGCGCGACCTCAACGTGCTGTTCGTGTCGGGCCCGGGCCACGGCGCGCCCGCCTCGCTGGCCTGCTCCTGGCTGGAAGGCCGCTATTCGGAGGTCTATCCCGACCGCTCGCTGGACGAGGCCGGCATGCAGCGGCTGTTCCAGAAGTTCTCGTTCCCGGGCGGCATAGGCTCGCATTGCACGCCGGAAACCCCGGGGTCCATCCATGAAGGCGGCGAACTGGGCTACAGCCTTTCACACGCCTACGGCGCCGCCTTCGACAACCCGGACCTGATCGTCGCCACCGCGGTGGGCGACGGCGAGGCCGAGACCGGCCCGCTGGCCGCCTCCTGGCACTCCAACAAATTCCTCAATCCGGTCAGCGACGGCGCGGTGCTACCCATCCTGCACCTGAACGGCTACAAGATCGCCAATCCCACCATCCTGGCGCGCATCCCGCACGAGGAGCTGGAAGCGCTGTTCATCGGCTACGGCTACAAGCCCTACTTCGTCGAGGGCGACGACCCGCCGCGCATGCACCAGCAGATGGCCGCGACGCTGGACGCCTGCATCGATGAAATCCGGGCCATCCAGCAGCGCGCGCGCGAAGGCGGGTCGAGCGGGCGGCCGCGCTGGCCCATGATCGTCCTGCGTTCGCCCAAGGGCTGGACCGGCCCGAAAACGGTGGACGGGCACAAGGTGGAAGGTTCCTGGCGCGCGCACCAGGTGCCGGTGGCCGATCCCGCCACCAACCGGCAAAGCCTGCGGGCGGTCGAGGAATGGCTGCGCGGCTATCGCCCCGAGGAGTTGTTCGACGCCGACGGCGCCCCTGTCGAAGCGCTGCGCGCGCTGGCGCCGCGCGGCGACCGCCGCATCAGCGCCAATCCCCATGCCAACGGCGGCCTGCTGCGGCGCGACCTGGACCTGCCGCCCTTCCGCGACTACGCCGTGCCGGTGCGCGCGCCGGCCTCGTCCTACGTCTCGCCCACCGCAGTATTGGGGGGATTCCTGCGCGACGTCATGCGGCGGAACATGACCAACTTCCGCGTCTTCGGCCCGGACGAGACCGCCAGCAACAAGCTGACCGCCCTGTACGAGGCGACCGGCAAGACCTGGCTGGCGCAGACGCTGCCGCAGGACGAGGATGGCGGCTACCTGGCGCCCGACGGCCGCGTCATGGAAATCCTCAGCGAGCACACCCTGGAAGGCTGGTTCGAAGGCTACGTGCTGACGGGACGCCACGGCTTCTTCGCCACCTACGAGGCCTTCGTCCACGTCATCGATTCGATGTTCAACCAGCACGCGAAGTGGCTGGAGAAATCCAAGACCGAACTGGACTGGCGCGCGCCGGTGCCGTCGATCAACCTGCTGATCACCTCGCTGGTCTGGCGCCAGGACCATAACGGCTTCACCCACCAGGATCCGGGTTTTCTGGACGTGGTGGCCAACAAGAGCCCGGAGGTGGTGCGCATCTACCTGCCGCCGGACGCCAACTGCCTGCTCAGCGTGGCCGACCACTGCCTGCGCACGCGCGACTACGTCAACGTCATCGTCGCCGACAAGCAGCCGCACCTGCAGTACCTGGACATGGAGAGCGCCACCATCCATTGCACCAAGGGCATCGGCATCTGGGAATGGGCCAGCACGGACCAGGGCGCGGAGCCGGACGTGGTGATGGCGTGCGCGGGGGATATCGCGACCATGGAGGCCCTGGCCGCCACCAAGCTGCTGAAGGAGAAATTCCCCGAGCTGAAGATCCGCTTCGTCAACGTGGTGGACCTTTACCGCCTGGTGTCCGATACGGAGCACCCGCACGGGCTCAGCGACCGCGACTTCGACTCGCTGTTCACGCGCGACAAGCCGGTGATCTTCAACTTCCATTCCTATTCGTCGCTGGTCCACAAGCTCACCTACCGGCGGGCGAATCACGACAACATGCACGTGCATGGCTACCAGGAGCGCGGCAACATCAACACGCCCTTCGAACTGGCCATGATCAACGAGGTGGACCGCTTCCACCTGGCCATCGACGTCATCGACCGCGTGCCCAAGCTGCACGTGGTCGGCGCCCACGTGAAGGAGTGGCTGCGCGACCGCATCATCGAGCACATGGCCTATGCGCACGAAGAGGGCATAGACAAGCCCGAAATCCGCGATTGGGTATGGTAA
- a CDS encoding 2-deoxy-5-keto-D-gluconate 6-phosphate aldolase domain-containing protein, producing the protein MQPGYELPLYLLPFDHRNSYVKGMFNYVPPLSAEQQAKVEDSKQLIYEGFLQGARDRDVDAAHAGVLVDEEYGAAILRDARRRGYVTALSVERSGSDEFHFEYGDDYAAHIEAFDPAFAKVLVRYNPEDSDSGMNQRQAGRLAELSRYCLKTGRPLMFELLVPATQAQLSSVRGDKHAYDLQLRPRLMMQAMRELQDAGVEPAVWKIEGLDQRADCAAVVEVARRGGRGKVGCIVLGRGADDAKVRHWLTTAASVPGFIGFAVGRTSFFDAVADFEAGKATREDAARRIAGQYAGWVSIFERARGASA; encoded by the coding sequence ATGCAACCCGGCTACGAACTCCCCCTCTATCTCCTGCCCTTCGACCATCGCAACTCCTACGTCAAGGGCATGTTCAACTATGTCCCCCCCTTGTCCGCGGAACAGCAGGCCAAGGTGGAGGACAGCAAGCAACTGATCTACGAAGGCTTTCTGCAAGGCGCGCGCGACCGCGACGTCGACGCCGCCCACGCGGGCGTGCTGGTGGACGAGGAATACGGCGCGGCCATCCTGCGCGACGCGCGCCGGCGCGGCTACGTCACGGCGCTGTCGGTGGAACGCAGCGGTTCGGACGAATTCCACTTCGAATACGGCGACGACTATGCAGCGCACATCGAAGCCTTCGATCCCGCCTTCGCCAAGGTCCTGGTGCGCTACAACCCGGAAGACAGCGATAGCGGGATGAACCAGCGCCAGGCCGGACGCCTGGCCGAACTCTCGCGCTATTGCCTGAAGACGGGCCGTCCCCTGATGTTCGAACTGCTGGTCCCGGCCACCCAGGCGCAGCTCAGCAGCGTGCGCGGCGACAAGCATGCCTACGACCTGCAACTGCGTCCCCGCCTGATGATGCAGGCCATGCGCGAGTTGCAGGACGCCGGCGTCGAGCCCGCGGTGTGGAAGATCGAGGGCCTGGACCAGCGCGCCGACTGCGCCGCGGTGGTCGAGGTGGCGCGCCGCGGCGGCCGCGGCAAGGTCGGCTGCATCGTATTGGGCCGCGGCGCGGACGACGCCAAGGTGCGCCACTGGCTGACCACGGCCGCCAGCGTGCCGGGCTTCATCGGCTTCGCGGTGGGCCGCACCAGTTTCTTCGACGCCGTCGCCGATTTCGAGGCCGGCAAGGCCACGCGGGAGGATGCGGCGCGGCGCATCGCCGGCCAGTACGCGGGCTGGGTCTCGATCTTCGAACGGGCGCGCGGCGCGTCCGCCTGA
- a CDS encoding HAD family hydrolase: MTPMNPVPDRVFLLDVDNTLFDNDRLQADLRRHLTDTLGPDGNQHYWQRYEDLRGRLGYADYLGAVQALRQPGRNDLLLPGISRFLLEYPFADAVFEGALEAIGNLSRWGRPVILSDGDAVYQPHKIRAAGLAAAVDERVFIYVHKQQMLSQIERAQPARHYVMVDDKLALLTAVKQAWGARVTTILVRQGHYGRDAATNARYPPPDLALEHIGTLARWQPAQAAGGSP, encoded by the coding sequence ATGACGCCGATGAATCCCGTCCCCGATCGTGTCTTCCTGCTCGACGTCGACAATACCCTGTTCGACAACGACCGCCTGCAGGCCGACCTGCGCCGCCACCTGACCGATACCCTGGGTCCCGACGGCAACCAGCACTATTGGCAGCGGTACGAAGACCTGCGCGGCCGTCTCGGCTACGCCGACTACCTGGGCGCGGTGCAGGCGCTGCGCCAGCCGGGCCGCAACGATCTGCTGCTGCCGGGCATTTCCCGTTTCCTTCTGGAATATCCCTTCGCCGACGCCGTGTTCGAAGGCGCGCTGGAGGCCATCGGCAACCTGTCGCGCTGGGGCCGGCCGGTCATCCTTTCGGACGGCGACGCCGTCTACCAGCCGCACAAGATCCGCGCCGCCGGGCTGGCGGCCGCCGTCGACGAACGCGTTTTCATCTACGTGCACAAGCAGCAGATGCTGTCGCAGATCGAACGCGCCCAGCCTGCCCGGCACTACGTCATGGTGGACGACAAGCTGGCCCTGCTGACCGCGGTCAAGCAGGCCTGGGGCGCCCGCGTCACCACGATACTCGTGCGGCAGGGCCACTACGGCCGCGACGCGGCCACCAACGCGCGCTATCCGCCGCCAGACCTCGCGCTGGAGCACATCGGCACCCTGGCGCGGTGGCAGCCCGCCCAGGCGGCGGGAGGCTCGCCATGA
- a CDS encoding ATP-binding protein, which yields MRVPYRPRLWQALALVLALLLHGEGSAGAGQPPAAPPHAVIDDTYCAVAPPHGRRAAPASGGGTLLSILYASITRVFVPEPDADDLRCWTFHALDMDAPPLPLTAEEAQWIETHPSISAALAEPAGSGPDGRGLDYDPGLVHEFLAAIARRTGLRIEITRVDGARNAPARWPAQRFDLLAPVDLAMYDDPAYATSAPLVTNGNVLLVRQEHPGADVPAGSLANKHLAVVAGSSSEAWLAQHHPEIMLVRMDSDQAALDAVVNGWADAAVLMELRAKYALAHGYASWLRIGGHLPSDPSRLGLAVSKAQPLLRGIVDKALASLTPTETAALIRRWRAAQETLIAPSSAHRRQLHRLLGAATVLALLLVAWNGYLRRQIRQRKRAERALNDQLEFMRVLINGTPYAIYVRDTESRLVACNQRYLEEFAVQREQVMNKTLKEANIEFITPEDERRYQAIYSEALREGRAIFADREGLVRRARRRIHHWVLPYNDSSGGIAGIIGGWIDVSDRVRLLNELQAAKELAEAANRAKTEFLVTASHEIRTPMNAISGMLELALKGDEHALQDYVTVAYTSTQALLAIVGNILDIEKIESDRLELLPERVSLAQLAESVQQMFDCIARGKGIALKLTLPPGQPDHVLIDPTRFKQILSNLVSNAVKFTAAGQVELRLDTRLVSADRCAIDVRVADTGMGIGAEDQRLLFQPFTQTREGARTLGGTGMGLCITRRLVELMGGEIHLRSTPGVGTEVRFSLEAPRQEPPEQDDAALPAEPEHAASLHVLIVDDNAPNRLLLRKQMEHLGHRVVQANSGDEAWRAWRPGAYDLVMTDCNMAHGDGHALARRIRAAETAQEPRCVIFAYTANARQEEIQRCRASGMDACLFKPVGLETLRRHLRSHIPRTRALRGPWRDGLLFDPLAIDHLCGGNVSSNRAMFEELLRSGHADARALAAAAESGDARVMDGAVHAVLGVARMIDAQALMAACAQAQRTLADAGGAPCSANVLDDARRQLAALLESVQAWLRTEPPAERPDASPAGPPPIQAI from the coding sequence ATGCGCGTTCCTTACCGGCCGCGGCTGTGGCAGGCCCTGGCCCTGGTCCTGGCCTTGCTGCTGCATGGCGAAGGTAGCGCCGGCGCCGGCCAGCCGCCCGCGGCGCCACCCCACGCGGTCATCGACGACACCTACTGCGCCGTTGCGCCGCCGCACGGCCGGCGCGCCGCGCCGGCGTCCGGCGGCGGCACGCTGCTCTCGATCCTGTACGCGTCGATCACGCGCGTGTTCGTGCCGGAGCCGGACGCCGACGACCTGCGCTGCTGGACTTTCCATGCGCTGGACATGGACGCGCCGCCCCTGCCGCTCACGGCCGAGGAAGCGCAATGGATCGAGACGCATCCCTCGATCAGCGCGGCCCTGGCCGAGCCCGCGGGATCGGGGCCGGACGGCAGGGGGCTCGACTACGATCCCGGCCTCGTCCACGAATTCCTGGCGGCGATCGCGCGGCGCACCGGCCTGCGCATCGAAATCACGCGCGTCGACGGCGCCCGCAACGCGCCGGCCCGCTGGCCCGCGCAACGGTTCGACCTGCTCGCCCCGGTCGATCTCGCCATGTACGACGATCCCGCCTACGCGACCAGCGCGCCGCTCGTGACCAACGGCAACGTGCTGCTGGTGCGGCAGGAACATCCCGGCGCCGACGTGCCCGCCGGCAGCCTGGCCAACAAGCACCTGGCCGTCGTGGCCGGCAGCAGCAGCGAAGCCTGGCTGGCCCAGCATCACCCGGAAATCATGCTGGTGCGCATGGATAGCGACCAGGCCGCGCTGGACGCCGTCGTCAACGGCTGGGCCGACGCCGCGGTGCTGATGGAGCTGCGCGCCAAGTACGCGCTGGCGCATGGCTACGCCAGTTGGCTGCGCATCGGCGGCCATCTTCCCAGCGACCCCAGCAGGCTGGGCCTGGCCGTGAGCAAGGCCCAGCCGCTGCTGCGCGGCATCGTCGACAAGGCGCTGGCCAGCCTGACGCCGACGGAAACGGCGGCCCTGATCCGGCGCTGGCGCGCGGCGCAGGAGACGCTGATCGCCCCGTCCAGCGCGCATCGCCGCCAATTGCACCGGCTGCTGGGCGCGGCCACCGTGCTGGCCCTGCTGCTGGTGGCGTGGAACGGCTATCTGCGCCGGCAGATACGCCAGCGCAAGCGCGCCGAACGCGCCCTCAACGACCAGCTCGAATTCATGCGGGTGCTGATCAACGGCACGCCCTACGCCATCTACGTGCGCGACACGGAAAGCCGGCTGGTGGCCTGCAACCAGCGCTATCTCGAGGAATTCGCGGTGCAACGCGAACAGGTCATGAACAAGACGCTGAAGGAAGCGAACATCGAATTCATCACCCCCGAGGACGAACGGCGCTACCAGGCCATCTACAGCGAAGCCCTGCGGGAAGGCCGGGCCATCTTCGCGGACCGCGAGGGGCTGGTGCGCCGGGCGCGCCGGCGCATCCATCACTGGGTGCTGCCCTACAACGATTCCTCGGGCGGCATCGCCGGCATCATCGGCGGCTGGATCGACGTTTCCGACCGCGTGCGCCTGCTCAACGAGTTGCAGGCGGCCAAGGAACTCGCGGAAGCGGCCAACCGCGCCAAGACCGAATTCCTGGTCACCGCCAGCCACGAGATCCGCACGCCCATGAACGCCATTTCCGGCATGCTGGAGCTGGCGTTGAAGGGCGACGAGCACGCCCTGCAGGACTACGTCACGGTGGCCTATACATCGACCCAGGCCCTGCTGGCCATCGTGGGCAATATCCTGGATATCGAGAAAATCGAATCGGACCGCCTGGAGCTCTTGCCCGAACGCGTCAGCCTGGCGCAACTGGCGGAGTCGGTGCAGCAGATGTTCGACTGCATCGCGCGCGGCAAGGGCATCGCGCTGAAGCTGACCCTCCCACCCGGCCAGCCCGACCACGTGCTGATCGATCCGACGCGCTTCAAGCAGATTCTTTCCAATCTCGTCAGCAATGCCGTCAAGTTCACCGCCGCCGGACAAGTCGAGCTGCGGCTGGACACCCGCCTGGTGTCGGCGGACCGCTGCGCGATCGACGTGCGGGTGGCGGATACCGGCATGGGCATCGGCGCGGAGGACCAGCGCCTGCTGTTCCAGCCTTTCACGCAAACGCGGGAAGGCGCGCGCACGCTGGGCGGCACCGGCATGGGCTTGTGCATCACGCGCAGGCTGGTGGAATTGATGGGCGGCGAAATCCACCTGCGCAGCACGCCGGGCGTGGGCACGGAAGTGCGATTTTCGCTGGAGGCGCCGCGCCAGGAGCCACCGGAACAGGACGACGCCGCCCTCCCCGCCGAGCCGGAGCACGCGGCGTCGCTGCACGTGCTCATCGTCGACGACAATGCCCCCAACCGCCTGCTGCTGCGCAAGCAGATGGAACACCTGGGCCATCGCGTGGTGCAGGCCAACAGCGGCGACGAGGCCTGGCGCGCCTGGCGTCCCGGCGCCTACGACCTGGTGATGACGGACTGCAACATGGCCCACGGCGACGGCCACGCGCTGGCGCGCCGCATCCGCGCGGCGGAAACCGCGCAGGAGCCGCGCTGCGTGATCTTCGCCTATACGGCCAACGCGCGGCAGGAGGAAATCCAGCGCTGCCGCGCGTCCGGCATGGATGCCTGCCTCTTCAAGCCGGTGGGCCTGGAGACCTTGCGGCGCCACCTGCGCAGCCATATTCCGCGCACGCGGGCGCTGCGGGGGCCGTGGCGCGACGGCCTGCTGTTCGATCCGCTCGCCATCGATCACCTGTGCGGCGGGAACGTATCGAGCAACCGCGCCATGTTCGAGGAATTGCTGCGTTCCGGGCATGCCGATGCGCGCGCGCTGGCCGCGGCGGCCGAGAGCGGCGACGCGCGCGTCATGGACGGCGCCGTGCATGCGGTGCTGGGCGTGGCGCGCATGATAGACGCCCAGGCGTTGATGGCCGCCTGCGCGCAAGCCCAGCGGACGCTGGCCGACGCCGGCGGCGCGCCTTGCAGCGCGAACGTCCTCGACGACGCGCGGCGGCAACTGGCCGCCCTGCTGGAATCGGTGCAGGCCTGGCTGCGCACGGAGCCCCCGGCCGAGCGGCCGGATGCGTCCCCCGCGGGTCCGCCCCCGATACAAGCAATCTGA